One window from the genome of Chionomys nivalis chromosome 14, mChiNiv1.1, whole genome shotgun sequence encodes:
- the Ercc3 gene encoding general transcription and DNA repair factor IIH helicase subunit XPB produces MGKRDRVDRDKKKSKKRQYEEEEEDEDDTPGNDSQEAVPSAAGKQVDEAGTKVDEYGAKDYRQQMPLKGDHTSRPLWVAPDGHIFLEAFSPVYKYAQDFLVAIAEPVCRPTHVHEYKLTAYSLYAAVSVGLQTSDITEYLRKLSKTGVPDGIIQFIKLCTVSYGKVKLVLKHNRYFVESSHPDVIQHLLQDPVIRECRLRNAEGEATELITETFTSRSAISKTAEGSGGPSTSQGVDPQAKSDIPKDLFDFYEQMDKDEEEEEETQTVSFEVKQEMIEELQKRCIYLEYPLLAEYDFRNDSLNPDINIDLKPTAVLRPYQEKSLRKMFGNGRARSGVIVLPCGAGKSLVGVTAACTVRKRCLVLGNSAVSVEQWKAQFKMWSTIDDSQICRFTSDAKDKPIGCSIAISTYSMLGHTTKRSWEAERVMEWLKTQEWGLMILDEVHTIPAKMFRRVLTIVQAHCKLGLTATLVREDDKIVDLNFLIGPKLYEANWMELQNNGYIAKVQCAEVWCPMSPEFYREYVAIKTKKRILLYTMNPNKFRACQFLIKFHERRNDKIIVFADNVFALKEYAIRLNKPFIYGPTSQGERMQILQNFKHNPKINTIFISKVGDTSFDLPEANVLIQISSHGGSRRQEAQRLGRVLRAKKGMVAEEYNAFFYSLVSQDTQEMAYSTKRQRFLVDQGYSFKVITKLAGMEEEELAFSTKEEQQQLLQKVLAASDLDAEEEVVAGEFGSRSGQASRRFGTMSSMSGADDTVYMEYHSSRSKVSTKHVHPLFKRFRK; encoded by the exons ATGGGCAAAAGAGACCGAGTAGACCGCG ACAAGAAGAAGTCCAAAAAGAGGCAgtatgaggaggaagaggaagacgaAGACGACACGCCTGGGAACGACTCTCAGGAGGCGGTGCCCTCAGCTGCAGGGAAACAGGTGGACGAGGCCGGCACCAAAGTTGATGAGTATGGAGCCAAGGACTACAGGCAGCAGATGCCGCTGAAGGGCGACCATACTTCCAGGCCCCTCTGGGTG GCTCCTGATGGCCACATTTTTCTGGAAGCCTTCTCTCCAGTTTACAAGTATGCCCAAGACTTCCTGGTGGCAATTGCAGAGCCAGTGTGTCGGCCTACTCATGTCCATGAATACAAGCTAACTGCTTACTCCCTCTATGCAGCTGTCAGTGTCGGGCTGCAGACCAGCGACATCACTGAGTACCTCAGAAAGCTCAGTAAGACTGGAGTCCCTGATGGCATCATCCAGTTTATTAAG TTGTGTACTGTCAGCTATGGGAAAGTCAAGCTGGTCCTGAAGCACAACAG GTACTTTGTTGAAAGTTCCCACCCTGATGTCATCCAGCATCTTCTTCAAGACCCTGTGATCCGCGAATGTCGCTTAAGGAACGCGGAGGGGGAGGCTACGGAACTCATCACAGAGACCTTCACAAGCAGATCTGCT ATTTCTAAGACTGCAGAAGGCAGTGGCGGGCCTTCTACCTCCCAGGGGGTAGATCCACAGGCCAAATCTGACATCCCCAAAGACCTGTTTGATTTTTATGAGCAAATGGacaaggatgaggaagaggaagaagagacccAGACAGTCTCCTTTGAAGTCAAGCAG GAAATGATCGAGGAGCTGCAGAAGCGCTGCATCTACTTAGAGTACCCTCTGCTGGCAGAGTATGACTTCCGGAATGACTCTCTCAACCCCGACATCAACATTGACCTGAAGCCCACAGCCGTGCTCAGACCCTATCAAGAGAAGAGCCTGCGGAAGATGTTTGGAAATGGGCGGGCACGCTCCGGAGTCATCGTTCTTCCCTGTG gtgctgggaagtcCCTGGTTGGTGTGACTGCTGCGTGTACTGTCAGAAAGCGCTGCCTGGTCCTGGGCAACTCGGCTGTGTCTGTGGAGCAGTGGAAAGCCCAGTTTAAGATGTGGTCAACCATCGATGACAGCCAGATCTGCCGCTTCACCTCGGACGCCAAGGACAAGCCCATTGGCTGCTCAATTGCCATTAGCACTTATTCTATGCTGGGCCACACCACCAAAAGGTCCTGGGAGGCTGAGAGAGTGATGGAGTGGCTCAAAACCCAGGAGTGGGGCCTCATGATCCTTGACGAGGTGCACACCATTCCAG CCAAAATGTTCCGGCGAGTACTGACCATTGTGCAGGCCCACTGTAAGCTGGGTTTGACTGCAACCCTTGTTCGGGAAGACGACAAAATCGTTGACTTAAATTTCCTGATTGGGCCCAAGCTTTATGAAGCCAACTGGATGGAGCTGCAGAACAACGGGTACATCGCCAAAGTCCAGTGTGCCGAG GTTTGGTGCCCGATGTCTCCTGAGTTCTACCGGGAGTATGTGGCAATTAAAACTAAGAAGCGCATCCTCCTGTACACCATGAATCCCAACAAGTTCAGAGCCTGCCAGTTTCTGATCAAGTTCCATGAGCGGAGGAATGACAAGATTATTGTCTTTGCCGACAACGTATTTGCCTTGAAGGAATATGCCATTCGGTTGAACAA ACCTTTCATCTATGGGCCCACGTCCCAGGGAGAGAGGATGCAGATTCTCCAGAACTTCAAGCACAACCCCAAAATCAACACTATCTTCATCTCCAAG GTCGGTGACACATCCTTCGATCTGCCAGAAGCGAACGTCCTCATTCAGATCTCCTCCCACGGTGGCTCCAGACGGCAGGAAGCCCAGAGGCTGGGGCGCGTACTCCGAGCCAAAAAAG GGATGGTTGCGGAGGAATACAATGCCTTTTTCTACTCGCTGGTGTCCCAGGACACGCAGGAAATGGCTTATTCTACCAAGCGACAGAGATTTTTAGTAGACCAAGGTTACAGCTTTAAg GTGATCACAAAGCTCGCTGgcatggaggaggaagagttgGCATTTTCCACCaaagaggagcagcagcagctcctgCAGAAGGTCCTGGCGGCCTCTGATCTGGACGCAGAGGAAGAGGTGGTGGCTGGAGAGTTTGGCTCTAGATCTGGCCAG gCATCCCGACGCTTTGGCACCATGAGCTCTATGTCTGGGGCAGATGACACTGTGTATATGGAATACCACTCCTCCCGAAGCAAAGTTTCCACCAAGCACGTGCACCCACTTTTCAAACGCTTTAGGAAGTGA